DNA from Rhodothermia bacterium:
AGAAAACATCAAAAACTACCAAACAGGTGTGGGCACGGCTGGCGGTCAAGCGGCCTTTTTTGGCGGTGGCGGAAGCCCTCAAGTCTCTTTTATTACCATCAATATGGTGGATTATGGGGATCGGGGCGAATCCTCAAAGAACACCTTAGCCAAACTACGAGAGGTCGTCCGGAGTATTCCCGGCGCATTGCTAAAATTCACAGCACCGAGCAATGGCCCTCCCACCGGCGCCCCAGTGAATATTGAGGTTTCTGGTCCTGATTTTAATGAAATTGTGAGAATCAGTCATGACATCAAATTTAAACTTAGCCGTGCCTCGGACTCCAAGCAAATAGATGGACTTGTTGACGTTCGAGACAATCTCAATTCCGGAAGACCAGAAGTCCGTGTTAAGATTGATCGGGAACGTGCCCAGCAATACAAACTTTCTACCGGACAAATTGCCAGCACCATCCGAAGTGCAATTAATGGTACGGAAGCCAGTAAATTCCGTGATGGCGAGGATGAATACGATATTACCGTTCGCCTTCGTTCGGAAGACCGTAACGCCTTAGAAAGCATTCAAAACCTCACCCTTCCAGTGAATGTTGGTGGCAACCCGAATAACCGGCGCCAACTACCTCTTTCCGCCGTCGCCTCTTTGGAATTGGGGACTGGTTTTGGTTCTATCACCCGATTAGATGGCCGACGTGTAGTTACCGTTTCCGGCGATGCAGCCCCCGGTTATAGTGGGCCAGAAGTTTTGGGAAAGGTAACGGCATACCTCAAAGATTACAAAGTCAAAAAAGGATATGCCCTTAACTTTACAGGAGAAAACAAAGACCAACAAGAAAGTTTTGGCTTTTTGTCTATCGCCTTATTTATGGGTGTAGGGTTTATTTTCCTTCTTTTGGTTATGGAGTTCCGAAATATTCGCGGGCCTTTGGTCATCATGATTGGCATGGGACTTTCGTTAATTGGTGTTATGCTAGGTCTTATCCTAACCCGCTCACCATTCGGCCTGATGACTTTCATCGCCCTTATCAGTCTATCGGGGTTGGTAGTCAATCACACCATTGTCTTGATAGACTTTGCCCTTAAACGTGAAGAAGAAGGTGAGTCCTCCCAAGCAGCCATAATCGAGGCGGGCGTTATCCGTACTCGCCCCATTTTCTTGACGATCATTACATCGGTTATTGGACTTCTCCCCTTGGTGTTTGGACTGAACATTGACTTTGTGGGACTTTTCACCCATGCTGATCCCGGATTCCAATTTGGATCGGAGAATGGTCAATTTTGGCTCCCAATGAACGTGGCACTGATTAGTGGTTCCATTTTTTCCATCTTCCTCACGCTATATGTTGCACCCGTTATGTACAATGCTTTTACTTCCATCGCCAATCGGGTAGTAGGTGGCTTTAAGGTCAAAGAAGATGCGGAACCATTTCATTCTACTGGCTTGGGCGGAGACGGGGCTTCTGGCTTTAACTTGAATACGCCAATAAAAGACCGTACACATTAATACGCTTTAAGGTCTTTCTATCTGTAAAGAGGTTGTTCAGATTTGGGACAACCTCTTTTTGTTTACCACTTTTTCCTTTTTCTGCGCCTCAAGGTTCAATAACTTACCTAAAACCTATAACCTTAACACACCATGTCTTACAAACTTCCTCTTTCGGGCGTACTTGTCTTAGACTTTACCCACGTCATTATGGGGCCTGCTTGCTCCCAAATGCTCGGCGACATGGGCGCTGAGGTTATTCACATTGAACCCCCTTCTGGAAACAGTACCCGTTTTTTAAGTGGTATGGGTGCTGGATATTTTCCGTTTTTTAGCCGAAATAAAAAAAGTTTAGCGATAGACATTAAGCAACCCGAAGGCAGGGAAATCATTTACCAACTCATCCAAAAGGCAGATGTTTTGGTGGAAAATTTTGGCCCCGGCACTATGACCCGCTTAGGCTATGGATACGAGAAAGCATCCTCCCTTAACGATCAACTTATTTATACCGAATTAAAAGGATTTCTCTCCGGCCCCTATGAAAATCGCCAAGCCATGGATGAGTTGATCCAAATGATGAGCGGGATTGCCTATATGACCGGACCTCCGGGACAGCCACTCCGTGCGGGTATTTCCGTGGTTGATATCACTGGCGGTATGTTTGCTGCAATGGGGACTCTCCTTGCCTTATACGAACGAAAAGAAACAGGGCAAGGAAAACACGTTAAAAGCGCCCTTTTCGAGTCTGCTGTTTATATGATGGGTCAATTTATGGCAGCTTCAGCCATCTTAGAAAAACCTATGCCCCCCATGCCTGCACGAACAAATGCGTGGAGTGTCTATAATTCTTTCCGAACCGCAGACCATCAAATGGTGTTCCTTGCTATCATCTCTGAAAAACATTGGGAACGCTTTTGTAAAGCTTTTGAAAAAGAAGACTGGCTTAGCGATGAATCCCTCAAAACCAATAATTTACGTTTGGTCTCTCCTTGGTTCTTTAATGCCATTTCCGAACTTATGGCGGGCTTAACCAAGGACGTTATTATTCAAAGATGTGCACAATTTGATTTGCCTTTTGCGCCCGTAAATACAACCGAAGACCTCTTCTCGGATCCACACCTAAACGCCAATCAAGGGATGCTGCAAACTTCGCTGCCAGACAACCATTCCGCGAACTTACCCCGTTTACCTTTTGAGTATGGCCAGTATAAATTCGATTTAAGACATCAACCGCCAAGCATTGGGGAAAACACAGAGGAAATTCTGCTTGCTTTAGGGTTGGACATCAACAACATCGAAGCTTTAGCGCGAAAGGGATTAATTTCAAATTAAGCTATGTGTTACAATTTTCAACACATACTATATACTTTATAAATAATTGATATTAAATGATTTAGCCTTTCAGATTTCAACTCATTTCTACCCATTATAACCCATAAAAAAAATAGCCTCCCAACGCTTGTGCATCAGGAGGCCCCTTTAACAATACCTCATCAAGCGGACTGATGAAGCATGAGATGATGATGTCCAATTTTAAATTAAACCGCGTTAAAAACTTACTTCAGGAGGGTCATCCGACCTATTTGCGTTACTTTACCAGTGGTCAACTCAGCAGTAACACGATAAAGGTAAGTTCCCGATTGTAAAGATGCAGCGTTAAGGTTCAAGGTTTGATTTGCCCCACCTTGGAAGGCCACTTTGGGCATTTCCATAACGAGACGGCCTTGTACATCAAATACCTGAACACCCACAAGAGCGTTACCCGGTAAGTCAAAGCTAATCTTTGTAGAAGGATTAAACGGGTTTGGATAATTGCCTTTTACGGCAAACTCGGAGGGAAGTTCCACTTCACCTTCAGTTGCTGTAACTGGGCCACGTTTGAAGTCCACCTTATTTGCAGTACTGGCTACGGCAGAGTTCACACCGTCACTGACCAATACGCGATGGTAGAACGTAGCCGTTGCACCGCCTGCAATTTTAAAGGTGTTTTTCAATAATGTGTTCAAATCACCTACTGTGATGTTGAAGGTTGTAGCAGATCCAGCATCTTTTACATACGTAGCAGCTCCTAACGGAAAGGTCGGATCGGTAGAAAGTTGCCATGTGTATTTCAAGGGATCATTTTCTGCATCTGTACCAGCATTCCACGTAACGGTAAGGTTACCAGTCGGGGCACCTTCTACAATGTAGGTTGCATTGTTCGTGGGAATGAGACCAGTTACTGCCGATGGACGAGCATTTACAATACCTCTCGTCAATTCAACGGATGCAGCAACACCTAACGTCGTATTAACGCCGTCCGATGCGTTTGCACGATGATAGACAGTTACTTTACTACCTTTTGCTACACCAGCCGCTGCCAAGATGTCATCAACTTGTTTGTACGTCAGCGTTACTTTTGTGTCAGTGGTTGAAGCTGAATTCAGAATAGTCGTGAATGCAGCGTCCGTTGCCAATTGCCACGTATAAGAAACCGATTTACCATCTGGATCTACAGAAGCAGACCATGTCGGAACCAACGTGTCTGTAGGCTGACCAGCAACCGTTACTTGAGCGCCATTTACAGGATTCGTAATTGAAGACTGAGAAGGTGCTCCGTTGATTTTAACAGTTCCACTTTCCGCGGGAGAGATCGTAGAAGCAGCATAGTCTTTGTTAAGGATGGTCAGTTCTTCCAATGTGACTGTCCCAACTTTACCCGTTGCAACACCACTATTGATGGCTAATGGAATGTTGGCCAAAAATCCACCACCAGTGACCGATTTCGTGGCTTGGTCTGCACCATTTAAGGCAACGGAAAGGGTGATAGTGGTTTTTGTACCAGCAGTCGTAATGGTTTCGAGACCAGCTCCATTGAAAATAGCTCCTCCATTTTGCGTCAACAAATTGGCTTGATTGGATTTTGTACCCTTCAAACCAAGTGTTTGTGCTGTATAGGTAAAGAACGTATTGTCAAACGAAACCTTAATCTCAAAAGCAATGGCATTGGTGACATTAGAGGCGTGAACCTCAACATTGTGTATGTCGCCAGCCTTTAGGTTACTTTCAACGCTTTTTAACCCTTGATCGCCAGCTTTCAAGTCGAAGTCAATATTTCCTCCTACTTGGGCATAGCTAACACCTACAAGAGCGAAAAGAGCCAATACATAAATTTTGATCTTGATCAATTTCATTTTTTTCCTCTATCCTTTTTTGGTTCTATCCCGGTTTCACACATCGTATTACACAACAAAAGAGATCAATAATCAATCTTTAGGTAAAACAAATGCGTGGTTTGTCTTGGAATACGTTTAGGGATTTCAAAACCTTAAAAGGGGAAGGGTTTGGTCACCCTCCCCCTTTCTCGGTATGAACCTGTGTTACAGGATTATTTCAAGAGGGTCATTTTGTTGACCTTCACGAAGTTACCTGCTTGGATGCGATAGAGGTAAACACCACTTGCAACTGGAGCACCGGCGTTGTCGGTTGCATTCCATGTCATGGTGTGTACACCAGCTTCAACTTGGCCAGAAACCATCGTTTTAACGAGACGACCAGTCATGTCGAAGATTTGGAGTTTTACGCTCGCAGATTCAGGCAAGCTGAAGCGGATAGCGGTTGTGGGGTTGAATGGGTTCGGGTAGTTTTGATCCAAAGCAAATTCACTTGGGATACCAACACCAGTAACTTCTTCAGCACCTTTTGCAGCAGCAGCTTCAACTACAATGATGTCACTAAGTTTAACACTCTTCGCTTTTGCACTGAGTTCGATTACTGCAATAACACCATTTTCTACAACACCAGCGGTAGAAGCTACAGCATAGGTATTGCCAGAAGCTACGGAGAGGCTGTTGCCTTTGAATGCAGCACCATCTTGTACTTTGACAACTTCAGCACCTTCAGCGGCGATGTCAAATTGGAAGCCTTGTACATTCGTTAAGCCAGTAGCACGAACATAAGCAAGATTGCCTTTAACTTCAACGCTCAACTTAGCAGAGGTTACTGGAAGTTGTTCGGTTTTGCCAAGTGCAGCACCCGTTCCAAAGAGCTTCGCAAAGCGAGCATAATCGGCAAGACCGATAGAGCCGTTGTTGTCGAAGTCGAAGGTTTTGGTGTAGTTAGCAGTACCAGCAGCAGCACCATAGGTTTGTGCAAATACTGCGAGGTCTTGTACGTTCACTTTACCGTCACCGTTGGCATCGCCAGGTACGGTACCACCGATTGCAGAACCTTTTGCAGCGTTAGAAGCTTCAGATACGTTGATGCCGTCAGAAGCTTTAACGGTATA
Protein-coding regions in this window:
- a CDS encoding CoA transferase, which translates into the protein MSYKLPLSGVLVLDFTHVIMGPACSQMLGDMGAEVIHIEPPSGNSTRFLSGMGAGYFPFFSRNKKSLAIDIKQPEGREIIYQLIQKADVLVENFGPGTMTRLGYGYEKASSLNDQLIYTELKGFLSGPYENRQAMDELIQMMSGIAYMTGPPGQPLRAGISVVDITGGMFAAMGTLLALYERKETGQGKHVKSALFESAVYMMGQFMAASAILEKPMPPMPARTNAWSVYNSFRTADHQMVFLAIISEKHWERFCKAFEKEDWLSDESLKTNNLRLVSPWFFNAISELMAGLTKDVIIQRCAQFDLPFAPVNTTEDLFSDPHLNANQGMLQTSLPDNHSANLPRLPFEYGQYKFDLRHQPPSIGENTEEILLALGLDINNIEALARKGLISN
- a CDS encoding SusE domain-containing protein — translated: MKLIKIKIYVLALFALVGVSYAQVGGNIDFDLKAGDQGLKSVESNLKAGDIHNVEVHASNVTNAIAFEIKVSFDNTFFTYTAQTLGLKGTKSNQANLLTQNGGAIFNGAGLETITTAGTKTTITLSVALNGADQATKSVTGGGFLANIPLAINSGVATGKVGTVTLEELTILNKDYAASTISPAESGTVKINGAPSQSSITNPVNGAQVTVAGQPTDTLVPTWSASVDPDGKSVSYTWQLATDAAFTTILNSASTTDTKVTLTYKQVDDILAAAGVAKGSKVTVYHRANASDGVNTTLGVAASVELTRGIVNARPSAVTGLIPTNNATYIVEGAPTGNLTVTWNAGTDAENDPLKYTWQLSTDPTFPLGAATYVKDAGSATTFNITVGDLNTLLKNTFKIAGGATATFYHRVLVSDGVNSAVASTANKVDFKRGPVTATEGEVELPSEFAVKGNYPNPFNPSTKISFDLPGNALVGVQVFDVQGRLVMEMPKVAFQGGANQTLNLNAASLQSGTYLYRVTAELTTGKVTQIGRMTLLK